aggttgaacatatttcagtaattttacgtaaaaaatgtgtaaaaatgtgaatatgataaaaattcatcaaaaactgatgagaATTCATCAGTTCCTGATGTAATGTTGtactttttttgacacaaaatctgtcagcACCATGAATATTACTTAGGCTTAGTAATTTTTCACACTCGGAaaaagcaaatttcacggggacctcaatttcaaaacaccaaatttcacgcaaatttcgcggaacgtgaaaaatgttaaaataactctgaaaatcttttgtttaaatcacagaaactactttttatgcttctgTGGGGACTTAATCCGGAGTCGACGATTAAAACGAGGTTTAATAACTAACTAACTGATGTTTATTGATTACGACTTTCTCCGCGTGTTTCGTCTGATTGGAGTGAGACAATTCTGAGTGGTCAAGGTTGTGTCACATAAGGTAACACACTCGACTTGCTTGGTGTGTGTAAGGCGTAACCCACAGGGCCCCCCCAGTTACACCAGGAATCTGACCCGATGTCCCGACGGTGTAACTTTTGTACGGTGATCATCCGCTGGATAGTCCAACTCCTGGTTGAGCATAAATGCCGGCTTGAGCCGGTCGATCGAAATCCGCTGCGTCTTCCCGGCAACTAGAACATCCATCCACTTGGCATCGCGACGCAACACCCGGTGCGGTCCATCGTACGGATGCTGTATAGGACGCTTCACAGTGTCGACACGTACGAATACATGTGTACACTCCTTCAACTCCGGACTCACGAAGAACTTCCGGGTACCATGGCGATCGGGTTTAATCGGCTTGACCTTTTCGAACGAACGGTGGAGCACTTTCGAGAATTCGGCTTGATCCATGTTCTGCGTAGGGGCTTCCAGGAACTCTCCCGGAATACGAAGAGTTTGGCCGTACACCAAATCCGCTGCTGAACACTGTAGATCGTCCCTGTAGGCAGTTCGTAAACACAGGAGAATCAGCGGCAGTTCGTAGAACCAGTCCTTGGGATTCACGCACATGATCGCTGCCTTCAGAGTTCTATGGAACCGCTCAACCATGCCATTTGCTTGCGGGTGGTAGGCGGTAGTCCTAATGTGGTGAACTCCAAGAATGCGCGTCAGCTCCCGAAAGAGGTCGGACTCGAATTGACGCCCTTGATCCGTGGTCACGTCCTCGGGCACACCGAAACGGGAAATCCAGGTCGAATACAGCGCCTCAGCCACCGACGCCGCAGTCATGTCCACCAGAGGAATGGCTTCCGGCCACCGGGAAAATCGGTCGATGATGGTCAAGAGATATCGGTGACCATTTGATGGTGGTAGAGGGCCAACCAGGTCGATGTGGATGTGCCGAAACCTTGCTTTCGGCAACTCGAAATCCCGGAACGGAGCAACAGTGTGGCGAGTAACCTTAGAGCGTTGACAATCCAGGCAGTTACGGACAAATGCGTTGATTTCCTTGTTCATTGACGGCCACACGAAACGTTCCGCTATCAGCTTCCTTGTTGGCTTTGACCCTGTGTGAGCGATTCCGTGGAAGTGCTTCATGACTGCGAGGCGGTGCGCGTTCGGGACAAAAGGCCTTGGGTTGCCACGTGACGTATCGCAATACATCCGCTGCAAACACCCTGGCAACGTTCTTGATTCGAACTTGAGAGACGTTGTCGTCGACTTCAGCAGTTGTTGTAGCTCAATGTCCCCGGCTTGATCCTTGGCAATCGATTGAAAATCAACCGAACTTGGAGAAGAAACACTTTCTACACGTGACAACGCATCGGCTACGTAGTTGTCTGTGCCGCTTACATGCCGAATGTCCCTGGTGAACTCCGATATGAAGCGGAGGTACCGCTGCTCGTGCGGCAGCCGAGAGTTCGAATCCGTTGCTAAAGCGTACGTCAGTGGCCGGTGATTGGTAAAGATGGTAAAATTTGGTCCCTCGAGGAAATGCCGGAAATACTTCACCGACATCTTCATAGCAGTCAGCTCACGTCCGAAGGTCGAATAGTTCTGCTGCGATTTGGAGAACTTTTCCGAGTAGAACCCGAGAGGTTCCCAAACGCCTCCGCTAAGCTGCTGCAGAACGGCTCCCGCAGCGGTGTTTGAAGCATCGATCATAAGCCCCAGCGGTTTGTTGGCTGCTGGATAGTGAAGTAAAGCGGCTTGAGCTAGTGATTGCTTGCACTCTTCAAAACTGGCTGCTGCGTCTGCCGACCACTCCAACTTCCGGCCGTCGTTCTTGCGATTGTCCGGAATCAGCTTTCGCAGGTTCGCTTGGAGGTCCGTTGCACGCCGAATGAATCGTTTGTACCCATTCAACAAGGCGAGGAAACGGCGAAGGTCCTTCACCGTAGTTGGACGCTCGTACTGCAAAATAGCTTCAACACGGGCAGGCAGCGGTCGAACACCGGCCGAGTTGATCAGGTACCCCAAGAACTCCACCTCGGGCTGGGCGAAGCAGCTCTTCTCGACGTTGATAACCAAGTTGTGCTCTCGGAGCCTCTCGAAGACTACGCGCAGGTGAGCGCGGTGCTGTTCCGCAGATGAAGAGGCGATGCAGATATCGTCTATAAAGACGACAACAAAGTCCAAGTCACCGAAAATTTGGTTCATGTAACGTTGGAATGTCTGGCTCGCGTTGCAGAGACCAAATTGCATCCGGGTAAACTCAAAAAGACCGAATGGGGTAATTACTGCCGTTTTGGGTATGTCGCTCTCTTCAACTGGAATTTGATGGTAAGCCCGTTCCAAGTCCAGCGTCGTAAAAACAGACTTACCGTCGAAGGAGTTCAACAGGTCGTGTATGTGGGGCACCGGATAGCGGTCAGGAACAGTCACTTGATTCAACCGGCGATAATCGCCCACGAACCGCCACGTGCCGTTCTTCTTGGGAACGCAGTGCAGGGGGCTGGCCCAGCTGCTGCTTGACGGACGGCAGATTCCCAAGTCGCACATTGTCCGGAACTCCTCCTTGGCGGCCTTCAACTTCTCCGGGTGCATTCGCCGCGCCTTCGAAGCCACCGGCGGTCCTTTGGTGACAATATGATGCGTTACTTCCCGTTGAGTTTGAGTCTGCAGCGTCGAAGGGAGTGTCACTTCACGGAACTCGTGCAACATTTCGCCGAACGGGTGTTTGGCGTCCACGACAGTGACGGTGTGCAGATCAACTGTCATCACACCACCAACCGATTTGAGCCCCGTTTTCTCGTCCACCAAACGTCGATTCCGCAAGTCCACGATAATGCCAAAATGTGCCAGCCAATCTGCTCCAATTATCTACATCGTCACCTCCGCAACGAGAAACTGCCAAGTGAAGCTACGTCGCAGACCCAGACTAGTGGTCATGAACCTCGATCCGTACGTTTTAATACGGCTTCCGTTTGCCGCATGCAGTTGTTGTGTTGGAATACCTTCTGCTCGATCTCGTCTACTTGCCGGTATGATGGAGACATCTGACCCGGTATCGATCAGGAACCGGGTGCTGGACACAGGATCGTAGATGGTCAGTCGGCGGCTTTCGTGTTCTCCCCCCACTTTCGCCGTTTCCAGTGGGGAAGAACTTAGTTTTTTGAATTGAACGCACAGGGTTCACGGCACTGGTGAGCATCTCGACCGTATTTACGGTGGTACCAGCACACTTCCTTCTGCGATCCGGTTCTTGATTTCGACGAGGAACGGCCTCGAGAGGCCGATCGGTTCCGTGTGCGTTCAGACGTCGTCAATCGACGAACTTCGGCGGTCAGAAAATCTACCTGTTCTTGAAGACCGAAGGCGCCGCTTGGTCCAGCTGCGTCGTCAACGGCGGGCGTCGTCAGAGAGCTCGTAACCCCCACCATCTTGTCGGCCATTTCAGCCAACTTGTCCAATGTTCCGTCGTGACAGCTTAGGATTGGACGAACGTTTACCGGAAGCCGCTGAATGAAGAGCATTTTGAGCAGGTTGTCGTCTACTTTCAATCCGATTGCCAGCTCGCGCATCTTCGCCAGCAGATGCGTAGGACGCAAATCGCCCAGTTCGTACGAACCAAGCAATCTCTCCAGCCGAGTTTCCGCAGA
This is a stretch of genomic DNA from Culex pipiens pallens isolate TS chromosome 1, TS_CPP_V2, whole genome shotgun sequence. It encodes these proteins:
- the LOC120432035 gene encoding uncharacterized protein LOC120432035 translates to MSTENNNAEVAATAAVSIKLPDFWKNDPVMWFAQAEAQFALGRVVNDETKYYHIIGKVDQTVICHISDLVVAPPADNKYAAVKERLIFRFVLSAETRLERLLGSYELGDLRPTHLLAKMRELAIGLKVDDNLLKMLFIQRLPVNVRPILSCHDGTLDKLAEMADKMVGVTSSLTTPAVDDAAGPSGAFGLQEQVDFLTAEVRRLTTSERTRNRSASRGRSSSKSRTGSQKEVCWYHRKYGRDAHQCREPCAFNSKN